One Bombus vancouverensis nearcticus unplaced genomic scaffold, iyBomVanc1_principal scaffold0061, whole genome shotgun sequence DNA window includes the following coding sequences:
- the LOC143304874 gene encoding uncharacterized protein LOC143304874, which translates to MGAGAQKEIHPPERMASGRRPHRAGGSKRHRNRRGGHMEPVAIPTDQREKRTPRRGSGPTKLGGMEEPPRPPTHIQYDTSAHRTRRVRRVPEENKARDDRHLPPLRRGQGHSAAHPGALSGVGAAPLHPAARHRRNVDTLSDCRSDVERVTGIRGRPPLLRASYAREGASGKREKKKLSPLQDKTMEKDGSQTTQSRPATTPTDYDQKNSARGNNLPLTPTQ; encoded by the coding sequence ATGGGAgctggcgctcaaaaagagatacacccgccggagagaatggcatccgggagaagaccccaccgagcaggcggctccaaacgacacaggaaccgccgaggaggacacatggaacctgtggcgatcccaactgatcaacgggagaagcgaacaccgaggcgcggaagcggtcctaccaaactgggaggcatggaggagccgccacggcctcccactcacattcagtatgacacaagtgctcaccggacacggcgtgttcggcgagttcctgaagagaataaggcgagagacgacagacacctgccaccactgcggagagggcagggacacagcgcagcacaccctggagctctgtccggcgtgggagctgccccgctacaccctgcggcacgccataggagaaacgttgacaccctcagcgattgtagaagcgatgttgagagggtcacaggaatacgaggccgtccgcctcttctgcgagcgagttatgctcgcgaaggagcgagcggaaagagagagaaaaaaaaactctcacccctgcaggataagacgatggagaaggatggcagtcagacgacccagagccgccccgccaccaccccaacggactacgaccagaagaacagcgctaggggcaacaacctccccctaacgcctactcaatag